Proteins encoded together in one Bosea sp. (in: a-proteobacteria) window:
- a CDS encoding carbamoyltransferase: protein MRILGISAYYHDSAAALVVDGVPVAAAQEERFTRIKHDAGFPVQAIGSCLAQAGVRLSQLDAVVFYEKPFVKFERLLETYLSVAPRGFRQFLTAMPLWLREKLFQKSLLSDELKALDADFDPAKLLFSEHHLSHAASAFYPSPFERALVLTLDGVGEWPTSSVALGNGAALDIVKELHFPHSLGLIYSAFTHYTGFKVNSGEYKLMGLAPYGRPVHAQTILDHLVDLKPDGSFRLDQRYFDYMAGFTMTNARFEALFGEKARAGEAQLTPFHMDIAASIQAVTEEIVLRMTRALAAETGERNLCLAGGVALNCVANGKILRDGRFDEIWVQPASGDAGGALGAALAACHREFAQPRTVAAGLDGMAGAYLGPAFAADEIATRLSAAGAVFEEHDEAGMLAQTVEGLVAGKAVGWFQGRMEFGPRALGGRSILGDPRSPSMQKTLNLRVKFRESFRPFAPAVLAEDVGDWFEHEGVSPYMLMVAEVRRERRRAMTAQEEALFGIDKLNVARSEIPAVTHVDYSARLQTVHAETNPRFHALISGFKAATGCPVLVNTSFNVRGEPIVCTPEDAFRCFMGSDIEMLVVGTCVLRKERQDPALALDYTSRFELD, encoded by the coding sequence ATGCGCATCCTCGGCATCTCGGCCTATTATCACGACTCCGCGGCGGCGCTGGTCGTCGACGGCGTGCCGGTCGCGGCCGCGCAGGAGGAGCGCTTCACCCGCATCAAGCACGATGCCGGCTTCCCCGTGCAGGCGATCGGCTCCTGCCTGGCGCAAGCGGGCGTGAGGCTGTCGCAACTCGACGCGGTGGTGTTCTACGAGAAGCCCTTCGTCAAGTTCGAGCGGCTGCTCGAGACCTATCTGTCGGTCGCGCCGCGCGGCTTCCGGCAGTTCCTCACGGCGATGCCGCTCTGGCTGCGCGAGAAGCTGTTCCAGAAGAGCCTGCTGAGCGACGAGCTGAAGGCACTCGATGCCGATTTCGATCCGGCGAAGCTCCTGTTCAGCGAGCACCATCTCAGCCATGCCGCCAGCGCCTTCTACCCGTCGCCCTTCGAGCGGGCGCTGGTGCTGACGCTCGACGGCGTCGGCGAATGGCCGACGAGCTCGGTCGCGCTCGGCAACGGCGCCGCGCTCGACATCGTCAAGGAGCTGCACTTCCCGCATTCGCTCGGGCTGATCTACTCGGCCTTCACCCACTACACCGGCTTCAAGGTCAATTCCGGCGAGTACAAGCTGATGGGGCTCGCCCCCTATGGCCGGCCGGTGCATGCGCAGACCATCCTCGACCATCTCGTCGACCTGAAGCCGGACGGCAGCTTCCGGCTCGACCAGCGCTATTTCGACTATATGGCCGGGTTCACCATGACCAATGCCCGTTTCGAGGCGCTGTTCGGCGAGAAGGCGCGGGCGGGCGAGGCGCAGCTGACGCCGTTCCACATGGACATCGCCGCCTCGATCCAGGCCGTCACCGAGGAGATCGTGCTCAGGATGACGCGCGCGCTCGCGGCCGAGACCGGGGAGCGCAATCTTTGCCTCGCCGGCGGCGTCGCGCTGAACTGCGTCGCCAACGGCAAGATCCTGCGCGATGGCCGCTTCGACGAAATCTGGGTGCAGCCGGCCTCTGGCGATGCCGGCGGGGCGCTGGGGGCGGCGCTCGCCGCCTGCCATCGTGAATTTGCGCAGCCCCGGACCGTCGCCGCGGGGCTCGACGGCATGGCGGGCGCCTATCTCGGGCCGGCCTTCGCAGCAGACGAGATCGCCACGCGCCTCAGCGCCGCCGGCGCCGTCTTCGAGGAGCACGACGAGGCCGGCATGCTGGCGCAGACGGTCGAGGGGCTCGTCGCCGGCAAGGCGGTCGGCTGGTTCCAGGGCCGGATGGAGTTCGGCCCGCGCGCGCTCGGCGGCCGCTCGATCCTCGGCGATCCGCGCAGCCCGAGCATGCAGAAGACCCTCAATCTCAGGGTGAAGTTCCGCGAATCCTTCCGCCCCTTCGCACCCGCAGTGCTGGCGGAGGATGTCGGCGACTGGTTCGAGCACGAGGGCGTTTCGCCCTATATGCTGATGGTCGCCGAGGTCAGGCGCGAGCGCCGGCGCGCCATGACGGCGCAGGAGGAGGCGCTGTTCGGCATCGACAAGCTCAACGTCGCCCGTTCCGAGATCCCCGCCGTGACCCATGTCGACTATTCGGCGCGGCTCCAGACCGTGCATGCCGAGACCAATCCGCGCTTCCATGCGCTCATCAGCGGCTTCAAGGCGGCGACGGGTTGCCCTGTCCTGGTCAACACCAGCTTCAACGTCCGTGGCGAGCCGATCGTCTGCACGCCGGAGGACGCCTTCCGCTGCTTCATGGGCTCGGATATCGAGATGCTGGTGGTCGGCACCTGCGTCCTGCGCAAGGAGCGGCAGGATCCGGCGCTGGCGCTCGACTACACGTCGCGCTTCGAGCTGGATTGA
- a CDS encoding GDSL-type esterase/lipase family protein, whose protein sequence is MTARPRSRLRGLLVNLSVMAASVVLFLAFCEFVVFRFVLPGSDVPRNAFVNELVRYAPGQSGHWRVRDDIDAPFSINGEGWNSPLPAYPRERRPGVRRIAFVGDSFVEALQVPFDRSFAEIAAGVLGSAGPVETYRYGIAGAPMSQYVQMVEREVVAARPDTIVVMLVHNDFDESFVFKPGRYTSSFRKLVVENGKVTGELPPTPWHPGAVEFLRRTATAGFFLYRWQVRPQALVEAILAPARAAEGGYAANVEIGAVLAREADIRAATDHVVARLKALAQSAGADLQLVMDGDREAIEAGRDGSPALRLNAIAAEAAARHGVPFLDLHPVFAAEWAAQHKPFAFASDAHWNAYGHAVAGRAVAAALAARP, encoded by the coding sequence ATGACCGCTCGTCCCCGCTCGCGCCTGCGCGGCCTCCTCGTCAATCTCTCGGTGATGGCGGCAAGCGTCGTCCTCTTCCTCGCCTTCTGCGAATTCGTGGTCTTCCGCTTCGTGCTGCCGGGCTCGGACGTGCCGCGCAACGCCTTCGTCAACGAGCTGGTGCGCTATGCGCCGGGCCAGAGCGGGCACTGGCGGGTGCGCGACGACATCGATGCGCCGTTCTCGATCAATGGCGAGGGCTGGAATTCGCCGCTGCCGGCCTATCCGCGCGAGCGCAGGCCCGGCGTGCGCCGCATCGCCTTCGTCGGCGACAGCTTCGTCGAGGCGCTGCAGGTCCCCTTCGACCGCAGCTTCGCCGAAATCGCCGCCGGGGTGCTGGGCTCGGCCGGCCCGGTCGAAACCTACCGCTACGGCATCGCCGGCGCGCCGATGAGCCAATATGTCCAGATGGTCGAGCGGGAGGTCGTCGCGGCGCGGCCGGACACGATCGTGGTCATGCTGGTCCACAACGACTTCGACGAGAGCTTCGTCTTCAAGCCGGGCCGCTATACGTCGAGCTTCCGCAAGCTCGTCGTCGAGAACGGCAAGGTCACCGGCGAGCTGCCGCCGACGCCCTGGCATCCGGGGGCGGTCGAGTTCCTGCGGCGGACGGCGACGGCCGGCTTCTTCCTCTATCGCTGGCAGGTGCGCCCGCAGGCGCTCGTCGAGGCGATCCTGGCTCCCGCCCGCGCCGCGGAGGGCGGCTATGCGGCCAATGTCGAGATCGGCGCGGTGCTCGCCCGCGAGGCCGATATCCGGGCGGCGACCGACCATGTCGTCGCCCGCCTCAAGGCGCTGGCGCAATCGGCCGGGGCCGACCTGCAACTGGTGATGGACGGCGACCGCGAGGCGATCGAGGCCGGCCGCGACGGCAGCCCGGCGCTCAGGCTGAACGCCATCGCCGCCGAAGCCGCCGCCAGGCACGGCGTGCCCTTCCTCGACCTGCACCCGGTCTTCGCGGCTGAATGGGCCGCGCAGCACAAGCCCTTCGCCTTCGCCTCGGACGCCCACTGGAACGCCTATGGCCATGCGGTCGCCGGCCGGGCGGTCGCGGCGGCGCTGGCGGCGCGGCCCTGA
- a CDS encoding transporter substrate-binding domain-containing protein — protein MSAILRISAAITKFSRAATAFLVFALLTTAAGVASAQTIAELQARKKIVIGVLVDFPPFGIMNTEGKPDGLDIELAKLMAKNLGVEAEIMPVVNANRIPFLQSKRIDVLVASLGVTSERARQVMFTIPYAAVDVVIAAPKKVQLSKIEDLMNVSVAVARGSSQEGYVSSIAPKGAKIQRFDGDGPATQAMLTGQVDALAQNTLMLKSIKDVNPGLDIENKIVLRRQGNSIAVRLDAFELHQWINTFLYQIRMTGELDALHKKWLGETLGELGAF, from the coding sequence ATGTCGGCTATCTTAAGGATCAGCGCAGCCATTACGAAGTTTTCACGCGCGGCAACGGCATTCCTGGTCTTTGCTCTTCTCACGACGGCGGCCGGTGTCGCTTCGGCGCAGACGATCGCGGAGCTTCAGGCCCGCAAGAAGATCGTCATCGGCGTGCTGGTCGATTTCCCGCCATTCGGGATCATGAACACCGAAGGCAAGCCCGACGGCCTGGATATCGAGCTCGCCAAGCTGATGGCCAAGAACCTCGGTGTCGAAGCCGAGATCATGCCCGTCGTCAACGCCAACCGGATTCCCTTCCTGCAGTCGAAGCGCATCGACGTTCTGGTCGCGAGCCTCGGCGTCACCTCCGAGCGGGCGCGCCAGGTCATGTTCACGATTCCCTATGCCGCCGTCGATGTCGTCATCGCCGCCCCCAAGAAGGTCCAGCTCTCGAAGATCGAGGATCTGATGAATGTCAGCGTCGCCGTGGCGCGCGGCAGCTCGCAGGAGGGCTATGTCTCGTCCATCGCCCCGAAGGGCGCCAAGATCCAGCGCTTCGATGGCGACGGGCCGGCGACCCAGGCCATGCTGACCGGCCAGGTCGACGCGCTGGCGCAGAACACGCTGATGCTCAAGTCGATCAAGGACGTTAATCCGGGCCTCGATATCGAGAACAAGATCGTGCTGCGGCGCCAGGGCAACTCGATCGCCGTGCGGCTCGACGCCTTCGAGCTGCATCAGTGGATCAACACGTTTCTCTACCAGATCAGGATGACCGGGGAGCTCGACGCGCTTCACAAGAAGTGGCTCGGCGAGACGCTCGGCGAACTCGGCGCCTTCTGA
- a CDS encoding RidA family protein produces MPAARKYGFPIRAIIDRYCADNIPQVPARFGGSIGRSCFVIAMIHPLDLPSPLQWCWLEWPNSRENSLEVLMRKVIATDRAPKPIAQLSQATVCNGIVYMAGVSSRDPKTAKVIGDTIEFQVEQTMQNVKAILEAAGSSMENVLRVECFLESREHFPALNAAFLKYFPKDPPARAVLMVPFFGLEGMLFEVIVTAAVDQA; encoded by the coding sequence ATGCCCGCTGCTAGGAAATATGGATTTCCGATCCGAGCGATCATCGATCGCTATTGCGCCGATAACATTCCGCAAGTGCCGGCCCGCTTCGGCGGGTCGATCGGGCGATCGTGTTTCGTGATCGCAATGATCCACCCATTGGATTTGCCCTCCCCGCTCCAATGGTGTTGGCTCGAATGGCCAAATTCCCGTGAAAACTCCTTGGAGGTCCTTATGCGGAAGGTTATTGCCACCGATCGCGCGCCAAAACCTATCGCTCAACTTTCGCAGGCGACCGTCTGCAACGGCATCGTCTACATGGCCGGCGTATCGAGCCGGGACCCGAAGACCGCGAAGGTCATCGGCGATACGATCGAATTCCAGGTCGAGCAGACCATGCAGAACGTCAAGGCCATCCTGGAGGCCGCGGGCTCCAGCATGGAGAATGTCCTGCGGGTCGAGTGCTTCCTCGAAAGCCGCGAGCATTTCCCCGCGCTGAACGCGGCTTTCCTCAAATATTTCCCGAAGGATCCTCCCGCCAGAGCCGTTCTCATGGTGCCCTTCTTCGGACTTGAGGGGATGCTCTTCGAGGTCATCGTCACCGCTGCCGTCGATCAGGCCTGA
- a CDS encoding amino acid ABC transporter permease, translating to MFSLDIWNYWEELAWGVYSTLMLSLAAMLLGLVVAILCALIRTAGHGLLNRIVSIYVEVIRNTPFLVQIFLVYFGLPTLGIRFSPTGAALLALVLNVGAYCTEIVRAGIESIHKGQIEAGKSLGLSNLKIFFLIIIPPAIQNIYPALTGQFILSMLSTSVLSAISAEELTSIAGDIQSRNFRTTEVYITVLILYYLITLVCMGLFALVARWAFPSRYAKGMR from the coding sequence ATGTTCTCGTTGGATATCTGGAACTACTGGGAGGAGCTGGCCTGGGGCGTCTACAGCACGTTGATGCTATCGCTTGCGGCGATGCTGCTCGGACTTGTGGTCGCCATCCTGTGCGCCCTCATCAGGACGGCAGGCCACGGCTTGCTCAACCGGATCGTCTCGATCTATGTCGAGGTCATCCGCAACACGCCGTTCCTGGTCCAGATCTTCCTGGTCTATTTCGGTCTGCCCACGCTCGGCATCCGCTTCAGCCCGACCGGCGCCGCGCTGCTGGCTCTCGTTCTCAATGTCGGGGCCTATTGCACCGAGATCGTGCGGGCGGGAATCGAGAGCATTCACAAGGGCCAGATCGAGGCCGGAAAATCGCTGGGCCTCTCCAATCTGAAGATCTTCTTCCTGATCATCATTCCGCCCGCGATCCAGAACATCTACCCGGCGCTGACGGGCCAGTTCATTCTCTCGATGCTGAGCACCAGCGTCCTCTCGGCGATCTCGGCCGAGGAGCTCACCAGCATCGCCGGGGACATCCAGTCCCGGAATTTCCGCACGACCGAGGTCTATATCACCGTCCTCATCCTGTATTACCTGATCACGCTGGTCTGCATGGGGCTGTTTGCGCTTGTCGCCCGCTGGGCCTTCCCGAGCCGCTACGCGAAGGGGATGCGCTGA
- a CDS encoding TRAP transporter small permease, translated as MAKPDDHPWTDRIGRWLFAAESVAMFASVMFLIALVVLINVEVFGRYFFGYSTLIADEYGGYLYAWIALLGGVHLLRSDRYLTMTAVISRLPPRAANRVGVFGALIGLAVCVICLISTVNMVWLSYSFGARSAQPSATPLIYPQLAMPLGYGLLALAYLEELVRRCLGLKPRRAEDDEETYGVGEIG; from the coding sequence ATGGCGAAGCCTGACGATCACCCCTGGACCGACCGGATCGGCCGCTGGCTCTTCGCGGCCGAGAGCGTCGCCATGTTCGCCTCGGTCATGTTCCTGATCGCGCTGGTCGTGCTGATCAACGTCGAGGTCTTCGGCCGCTATTTCTTCGGCTACTCGACGCTGATCGCCGATGAATATGGCGGCTACCTCTATGCCTGGATCGCGCTGCTGGGAGGGGTGCACCTGCTGCGCTCGGACCGCTACCTGACCATGACGGCGGTCATCAGCCGGCTGCCGCCGCGCGCGGCGAACCGGGTCGGCGTCTTCGGCGCCCTGATCGGCCTGGCGGTCTGCGTCATCTGCCTGATCAGCACCGTCAACATGGTCTGGCTGTCCTACAGCTTCGGGGCGCGTTCGGCGCAGCCCTCCGCGACGCCGCTGATCTATCCGCAGCTTGCCATGCCGCTCGGCTACGGGCTGCTCGCGCTCGCCTATCTCGAGGAGCTCGTTCGGCGATGCCTCGGGCTCAAGCCGCGCCGGGCGGAAGACGACGAAGAGACCTATGGCGTCGGAGAAATCGGATGA
- a CDS encoding DUF5989 family protein has protein sequence MSFLREITEFLLARKKYWLIPIVVMMVVMGGLVVLTKGSAVAPFIYTLF, from the coding sequence GTGTCCTTCCTCCGCGAGATCACCGAGTTCCTGCTCGCCCGCAAGAAATACTGGCTCATCCCGATCGTGGTGATGATGGTGGTGATGGGCGGGCTCGTCGTGCTCACCAAGGGCTCGGCCGTCGCGCCCTTCATCTACACGCTGTTCTGA
- a CDS encoding SxtJ family membrane protein, whose product MSDFQRRGPEETVNKSSERQFGLVMAGFFALLAFLALWRGHGGLALGWSGAALAFAGMALLVPALLKPLNALWFRFGLVLHKVMTPLIMGAMFFLVFTSIGLMMRLFGKRPIAPGFDRAAQSYWIARDPAGPGPMTKQY is encoded by the coding sequence ATGTCCGATTTTCAGCGGCGCGGGCCGGAAGAAACCGTCAACAAGTCCAGCGAACGGCAGTTCGGGCTGGTCATGGCCGGCTTCTTCGCCCTGCTTGCGTTCCTCGCGCTCTGGCGCGGCCATGGCGGGCTCGCGCTCGGCTGGAGCGGCGCGGCCCTGGCCTTCGCCGGCATGGCGCTCCTGGTGCCGGCGCTGCTGAAGCCGCTGAACGCTCTCTGGTTCCGCTTCGGCCTCGTGCTGCACAAGGTCATGACCCCGCTGATCATGGGCGCCATGTTCTTCCTCGTCTTCACGTCGATCGGGCTGATGATGCGCCTCTTCGGCAAGCGTCCGATCGCGCCGGGCTTCGACCGGGCCGCGCAGAGCTACTGGATCGCGCGCGATCCCGCCGGGCCCGGCCCGATGACCAAGCAGTATTGA
- a CDS encoding amino acid ABC transporter permease — MIRAFTGWDVVYIVLATQWTIVLSLIAFAGGGTVGAIVAFARTSRSTAARWIAAFYISFFQGTPLLLQLFVAFFIPSSVGIQIAPLAAAAIGLSLNAGAFLGEIWRGAIEAVPKGQWEAASALGLRRGRALRLVIVPQALRMAIPPTVGFLVQLIKATSLAAIIGFTELTRSGQILINSTFRPFLIFSIIAVIYFLLCWPLSRAAAWLEQRNERGTDRLQRLERSAHLAA; from the coding sequence ATGATCCGGGCATTCACCGGCTGGGACGTCGTCTACATCGTTCTTGCGACGCAGTGGACGATCGTGCTTTCGCTGATCGCTTTCGCGGGTGGCGGGACGGTCGGGGCGATCGTCGCCTTCGCGCGCACGTCGCGCAGCACGGCCGCCCGCTGGATCGCCGCGTTCTACATCAGCTTCTTCCAGGGCACGCCGCTATTGCTGCAGCTCTTCGTGGCGTTCTTCATCCCGAGCTCCGTCGGCATCCAGATCGCCCCTCTCGCTGCGGCGGCGATCGGCCTGTCGCTGAACGCCGGCGCGTTTCTCGGAGAGATATGGCGCGGCGCGATCGAGGCCGTGCCGAAGGGGCAGTGGGAAGCCGCGTCCGCTCTCGGGTTGCGGCGCGGCCGTGCGCTGCGCCTGGTCATCGTCCCCCAGGCTCTGCGCATGGCGATCCCGCCGACGGTCGGCTTTCTGGTTCAGCTGATCAAGGCCACCTCGCTTGCCGCGATCATCGGCTTTACCGAGCTGACGCGCTCCGGCCAGATCCTGATCAACTCGACGTTCAGGCCGTTTCTGATCTTCTCCATCATCGCGGTGATTTACTTCCTGCTGTGCTGGCCTCTGTCCCGGGCGGCGGCCTGGCTCGAGCAGAGGAACGAGCGCGGCACCGACAGGCTGCAACGCCTGGAGCGTTCCGCGCATCTGGCCGCCTGA
- a CDS encoding hydantoinase/oxoprolinase family protein yields MHQILKKTRVGADIGGTFTDLVLIDEDGGVIRKKVPSTTGNYAQGIVNALDGALADGAYEPAAVSQIVHGTTVATNTILEQTGAVCGLIATKGFRDILELRRLRMPQLYRLDWQKPPVLARRDHRLEVTERIAADGSVLVPLDTAELAAVGRQLVEAGVEAISIAFLNSYANPAHEREAALLLRELFPQIPISVSTEILPEIQEYERTSTTVVNSYVQPRVKSYLESLRGTLNASGVGAPLLIMQSNGGLMTSRAAGESPVRIIESGPAAGVIACREIAQNCGYANMICFDMGGTTAKASLIENAAIQQATEYEVGGGVSAGSRLNRGGGYVVRAPSIDIAEVGAGGGSLVSIDKVGGIQVGPSSAGAVPGPVCYQKGNAQPTVTDANVTLGYISPVGIAGGSLTIDAGLAREAIGERVSSRIGQGVDETAFGIHTIANANMIRALRSVTVERGRDPSEFSLCAFGGSGPVHAAHVAREMDIDQVIIPPCPGLFSAFGLLLADIERHYSQSVRQALASLPADELDRRFKALEDQARDSASDPEHPIAAFTIARSLDLRYRGQVYSLTIEVDGDLAGPADIERIRRSFKSEYQKTYGFEAPGEAIDIEAMRVVIKADATDARDWFQAAARADAASAVSQPSRQAYFGPDFGWMETPIVSRDALQREPRRGPFVIEGYDATTVVPPDFEGQVDAWGNIILNRKTGGA; encoded by the coding sequence ATGCATCAGATCCTGAAGAAGACCCGCGTCGGAGCGGATATCGGCGGCACGTTCACCGATCTCGTCCTGATCGACGAGGATGGCGGCGTCATCCGCAAGAAGGTGCCTTCGACGACCGGGAACTACGCTCAGGGCATCGTGAACGCCCTGGACGGAGCCCTGGCCGATGGCGCCTACGAGCCCGCCGCGGTCTCTCAGATCGTCCATGGCACGACGGTCGCCACCAACACCATCCTCGAGCAGACCGGGGCCGTCTGCGGACTGATCGCGACGAAGGGGTTCCGGGACATCCTGGAGCTGCGGCGCCTGAGAATGCCGCAGCTCTATCGCCTCGACTGGCAGAAGCCTCCGGTGCTGGCGCGCCGCGACCACCGCCTCGAGGTCACGGAGCGGATCGCGGCCGACGGCTCGGTCCTCGTGCCGCTCGACACCGCGGAACTCGCCGCGGTCGGGCGCCAGCTCGTCGAGGCGGGCGTCGAGGCGATCTCGATCGCCTTCCTGAACTCCTACGCCAACCCGGCCCATGAACGAGAGGCCGCGCTCCTCCTGCGCGAGCTGTTTCCGCAGATTCCGATCTCGGTCTCGACGGAGATCCTGCCCGAGATCCAGGAATACGAGCGCACCAGCACGACCGTCGTCAATTCCTACGTGCAGCCGCGCGTCAAGAGCTATCTCGAGAGCCTGCGGGGGACGCTGAACGCGAGCGGCGTCGGCGCGCCCTTGCTGATCATGCAGTCCAATGGCGGCCTGATGACCAGCCGGGCGGCGGGCGAAAGCCCCGTGCGCATCATCGAATCCGGCCCGGCGGCCGGGGTGATCGCCTGCCGCGAGATCGCGCAGAACTGCGGCTACGCCAACATGATCTGCTTCGACATGGGCGGCACGACCGCCAAGGCCTCCCTGATCGAGAACGCGGCGATCCAGCAGGCCACCGAATACGAGGTGGGCGGCGGCGTCTCGGCCGGCTCGCGGCTCAACCGCGGCGGCGGCTATGTCGTGCGGGCGCCGTCGATCGACATCGCCGAGGTGGGGGCAGGCGGCGGCTCGCTGGTCAGCATCGACAAGGTCGGCGGCATCCAGGTCGGGCCCTCCAGCGCCGGCGCGGTGCCGGGTCCGGTCTGCTACCAGAAGGGCAATGCCCAGCCCACCGTCACCGACGCGAACGTCACGCTCGGCTATATCAGCCCGGTCGGCATCGCCGGCGGCTCGCTGACGATCGACGCCGGTCTCGCCCGCGAGGCGATCGGCGAGCGCGTCTCCAGCCGGATCGGCCAGGGCGTCGACGAGACGGCCTTCGGCATCCACACCATCGCCAACGCGAACATGATCCGCGCCCTGCGCTCGGTCACGGTCGAGCGCGGCCGGGACCCGAGCGAGTTCAGCCTCTGCGCCTTCGGAGGCAGCGGGCCGGTCCATGCCGCCCATGTCGCGCGCGAGATGGATATCGACCAGGTCATCATCCCGCCCTGCCCCGGCCTGTTCAGCGCCTTCGGCCTGCTGCTCGCCGATATCGAGCGGCACTACAGCCAGAGCGTGCGCCAGGCACTGGCGAGCCTGCCGGCGGACGAGCTCGACCGGCGCTTCAAGGCCCTGGAGGACCAGGCGCGCGACAGCGCCAGCGACCCGGAGCATCCGATCGCCGCGTTCACGATCGCGCGCAGCCTCGACCTGCGCTATCGCGGCCAGGTCTACAGCCTGACGATCGAGGTCGACGGCGACCTCGCCGGCCCGGCCGACATCGAGCGCATCCGCCGCAGCTTCAAGAGCGAGTACCAGAAGACCTACGGCTTCGAGGCGCCGGGCGAGGCGATCGACATCGAGGCGATGCGCGTCGTGATCAAGGCCGACGCGACCGATGCCCGGGACTGGTTCCAGGCGGCGGCCAGGGCCGATGCCGCCTCGGCGGTCAGCCAGCCGTCGCGCCAGGCCTATTTCGGCCCCGATTTCGGCTGGATGGAAACGCCGATCGTCTCGCGGGACGCGCTGCAGCGAGAGCCGCGCCGCGGCCCCTTCGTCATCGAGGGCTACGACGCCACGACCGTCGTGCCGCCGGATTTCGAGGGCCAGGTCGACGCATGGGGCAACATCATCCTCAACCGCAAGACCGGGGGAGCCTGA
- a CDS encoding TRAP transporter large permease: MSWQISLLVYTALLTVLMVIGVPIAAAMGFVGIVGVTLLSGTQLWPSLADVVWNTANSFTLVAIPLFVLMGEIILRSGAAKRFYRGLAVLLNRIPGGLAQSNIMACALFSAISGSSTATALTIGTVALPEMRQRGYSDKITLGTLTGGGALGNLIPPSIFLLVYATVVQQSPIDLFVATIIPGLIAVVMFMLYVFLRVLLNPSLVPARQPSYSWAEVGNAVLQVAPVTALMLAIICGMYWGIVTPTEAAGFGCLLALLLGLAYRELTRKDLWTAMVNTIAVTCVMSVIVINGQILGFAIVQAGIGHGVSEYLAGSGLSPFVFFVVIFFLYLALGAMLDGISMMLLTVPVLYPTLRAMGFDDIWFGVILVIQAELAQLSPPIGLNLFAVQSVAKNVDLATIAWASLPYALMLSLLCFILFFMPELATWLPMAMRG; this comes from the coding sequence ATGAGCTGGCAGATCTCGCTCCTCGTCTACACGGCGCTGCTGACGGTGCTGATGGTCATCGGCGTGCCGATCGCCGCGGCCATGGGCTTCGTCGGCATCGTCGGCGTGACGCTGCTCAGCGGCACGCAGCTCTGGCCGAGCCTCGCCGACGTGGTCTGGAACACCGCCAATTCCTTCACCCTGGTGGCGATCCCGCTTTTCGTCCTGATGGGCGAGATCATCCTGCGCAGCGGCGCGGCCAAGCGCTTCTATCGCGGCCTCGCCGTGCTGTTGAACCGCATTCCGGGCGGCCTCGCCCAGTCCAACATCATGGCCTGCGCTCTGTTCTCGGCGATCAGCGGCTCCTCGACCGCGACCGCGCTGACCATCGGCACGGTCGCCCTGCCGGAGATGCGCCAGCGCGGCTATAGCGACAAGATCACGCTCGGAACCCTGACGGGCGGCGGCGCGCTCGGCAACCTGATCCCGCCGAGCATCTTCCTTCTGGTCTACGCCACGGTGGTGCAGCAGTCGCCGATCGATCTCTTCGTCGCAACGATCATCCCGGGCCTGATCGCCGTCGTGATGTTCATGCTCTACGTCTTCTTGCGCGTGCTGCTCAACCCCAGCCTCGTGCCGGCCCGGCAGCCGAGCTATTCCTGGGCCGAGGTCGGCAACGCCGTGCTGCAGGTCGCGCCGGTGACGGCGCTGATGCTGGCGATCATCTGCGGGATGTACTGGGGCATCGTGACGCCGACGGAAGCCGCCGGCTTCGGCTGCCTGCTCGCCCTGCTGCTCGGGCTCGCCTATCGCGAGCTGACGCGCAAGGATCTGTGGACGGCGATGGTCAACACGATCGCCGTGACCTGCGTCATGTCGGTCATCGTGATCAACGGCCAGATCCTCGGCTTCGCCATCGTCCAGGCCGGCATCGGCCACGGCGTCTCCGAGTATCTGGCCGGCAGCGGGTTGTCGCCCTTCGTCTTCTTCGTCGTGATCTTCTTCCTCTACCTCGCGCTCGGCGCGATGCTGGACGGAATCTCGATGATGCTGCTGACCGTGCCGGTGCTCTATCCCACGCTCAGGGCGATGGGCTTCGACGATATCTGGTTCGGCGTCATCCTGGTGATCCAGGCCGAGCTGGCGCAGCTTTCGCCGCCGATCGGCCTCAATCTCTTCGCGGTCCAGTCGGTGGCGAAGAACGTCGACCTCGCGACGATCGCCTGGGCATCCCTGCCCTATGCGCTGATGCTGAGCCTGCTCTGCTTCATCCTGTTCTTCATGCCGGAGCTGGCGACCTGGCTGCCGATGGCGATGCGCGGCTGA